In Planococcus sp. MB-3u-03, the DNA window GCAAACCATTCATAAGAATCCTCATGCGTAATAAGCCCTTCTTTTAGTGCCAGGTTCTCTGCATAGCACAGCACTTCAAAAAATCCGCCTCGTGCCTTCACCGATCCTGCAACGGGCAGTTCGTTGTCGCATTTGACGTATAATTTTCCTGGCAGCTGCTGGCCGTAATACGATTCCAATTGCGTATGCATGTGCTCGGCTTCCCGCAATTCCGATTCGATGATCCCTCCCGTTTTAACCGTCTCGGGGAACACTTTCACCAAATACGGGGCGAAGCGCATCCACAATTGCTCCGCCTCCTCCAGGTCATCGATCGTCACCGGCAAGCCTTGTACTTGATCCATTTCCCTGCGCTTCGGGTTCAGCCAGACGACTGGCTTCAAGTCGAGCAAATCTGCCATCAGCGGATGCTCATCCGTCCATTTGTGGATTTCTTGTTTGGTAAGCCCCATGTCTACCGCCTCCTTATCGTTAGTTGTACCATACCACTTTTCGCTTTCTTTATTTCCCTGACCAGCTAAAAAAAACCTTCGCCCATCCTGTTGATGGGCGAAGGTTTTCTTATGAAGTCAATGCGCCGGCTTTTAGTTTTTCGTGCCATTCGCTGAGCATCGGCAAATCTTCTGCCGCTATCGCTCCGCTTTCTTGGGCTTGTTCAACCAGTGCCGGGAAATCCGTCAAAGTATGGAAGGTGAATCCGGCTTCCTCTATCGCTTGCTGTGCTTGAGGCAGCCCATAAGTGAAGATCGCAGCAATTCCAGCCACTTCAAAGCCGGCATCTTGTAAGGCTTGTGCCGCCTGCAGCACGGATCCGCCTTTGGAGATCAAGTCTTCGATGACGACCGCTTTTTGGCCTCGCTCTATTTTTCCTTCAATCAAATTCGATTGTCCGTGGCCTTTCGGTTTCGAACGCACATAGACCATTGGCAGATCAAGGCGTTCGGCCACCCATGCCGCATGCGGGATGCCCGCCGTCGCGGTTCCTGCAATCACTTGCGCATCCGGATACTCGCGGCGTATCGTTTCCGCGAGCCCATCAGCGATCGCCTTGCGGACTTCCGGATAGGACATCGTCAGCCGATTGTCGCAGTAAATCGGCGATTTGACGCCTGAGGCCCAAGTAAAAGGATCGTTCGGGCGCAGCTCCACCGCGCCGATTGATAATAGCTGTTGTGCAATTTGTTTTTTCATGAACGACCGCTCCATTCTCCGTTAATGTAGTGATAGCTTTTTTGCGGGTTTTCCGAGCGGGTGATGGCTCTCCCGACGACGATATGGGTCGAGCCAAGTGCTTTTGCATCACTCGGTGTCGCGATGCGCTTTTGGTCATGGCTTTCCGATGCAGCCGGGCGGATGCCTGGAGTGACGCGCAGGAAATCGCCGCCGCATGCTTCGCCGATCGCTTTCGCTTCATGGACTGAACAGACGACACCGTCAAGCCCCGCATGTTTCGCCAGTTTCGCGTAATGCAAGACCGATTGTTCCAGGCTCACTGCAATCAATTGTTCTTGTTGCATCTGTTCTTCGCTTGTCGAGGTCAATTGCGTCACAGCGATCAACTTTGTGCCGCTGCCTGCAAGCCCGCGTTTTGCGGCTTCCATCATGGCAAGGCCTCCCGCCGCGTGGACATTGACCATATCGACGCCGAGTTCTGCAATGCGGCGCATGGCAGATTCGACGGTATTCGGGATATCGTGCAATTTTAAATCCAGGAAAATGTCGTGGCCGTAGTGATTCAATGTCTGGACGAGTTCCGGCCCTTCCTGGTAGAACAATTCCATTCCGACTTTCAGGAACAAGGGTTCCGTAAACTCCGATAAAAATTCTTCCACATCGAGCTTCGACGGGAAATCGAGTGCAATGATCGGTTTGCTGGTCATAGGCGATGGCTCCTTCCAATTAACTCATGAACCGATTCATAGCCCAGTTCATGCAATCGTTCCGGCAGTTTGTCGATCAGTTCAGGGCACACGAACGGATTGACGAAGTTCGCTGTGCCGACCGCGACAGCATTCGCTCCCGCTGACAGAAAGTCGATGACGTCATCTACTTCCGCGACGCCGCCCATGCCGATGATCGGCAAATCTGTATGGCGTCTCACCTCGTAAACCATGCGCAATGCCACGGGTTTGATCGCGGGGCCTGACAAACCGCCTGTGATATTGGCGATGACCGGGCGTCCCGTTTTCGGGTCAAGCCGCATGCCGAGCAGCGTATTGATCATCGTGATCCCATCCGCTCCGCCTTCTTCGACTGCTTTGGCCAACTGGACGACATCGGTGACGTTCGGCGATAGTTTCACATAGACCGGCACATCCGATACGTCTTTTACCATGCGCGTCAATTCTTTTGCAACATTCGGATCTGTCCCGAAGGTGATGCCGCCTTGCTTGACGTTCGGGCAGGAAATATTCAATTCCAGTGCATGGACATTCGGCGCTTGTGAAATGGTTCTTGCCACTTCCACATAATCCTCTGCGAGCGACCCGGCAACATTGGCGATGATCGGCACGTCGAATTGATTGAGCCACGGCAGTTCTTCGCCGAACACTTTTTCAAGCCCAGGGTTTTGCAGCCCGATGGCATTGAGCATGCCGGATGAAGTTTCCGCAACGCGCGGCGTCGGATTTCCGAGCCGCATCTCGGCAGTTGTCGCTTTGATCATGATTGAGCCGAGTTTCGATAAATCATAGAGCTGGGCGTATTCTTTCCCGAATCCGAAACAGCCGGATGCCGGCATGATCGGGTTTTTCAAGTCGAGGCCAGGCAATTTCACGCTTAAATCCGTCATGAAATCACCACCCCTGCTGGAAATACGGGGCCATCTGAACATACTTTGATGTAATCCGTTTCGCTTCTAGTCGTCCGGCAGACGCACGCGAAGCAGGCACCGATGCCGCAGCCCATGCGCTGTTCATAAGATAAAAACCCTTTTTTCTGCGGGTACGCCCATTGCACCGCTTCGAGCATTGGCGTCGGCCCGCAGGAATAATAGGTATCGAAATCGTTCGGCAAGGCATTCAAAATATGGGTCACGAAACCTTCCGTCCCGTGCGAACCATCGACTGTCGCAATATGCGTATCACCGAGAGCCCTGAATTTGTCTTCATAAAACACCGCTTCACTGCTTTCGAAGCCGAGAATGTGGACGGTTTCCACACCTCTCGCATTCAATTGCAATGCCAGTTCGTATAGCGGCGGCACGCCGATCCCCCCGCCGATCAAATAAGCTTTTTTTCCAGCTTCATCAACCGGGAAACCATGTCCGAGCGGCCCCAGGACATCAAGTGTGTCGCGTTCTGTCTTTTGGGACAATAAGCTGGTCCCGCGCCCTTCCGAACGGTAGATCATCGTGAAGCTCGATGCTTCCTTGTCGATTTTCGCCACCGAGATCGGCCGGCGTAATAGCGGTTCAAAGCTGTCCGCCACGCGCACATGGACAAATTGCCCCGGTTCGTTCATTTCCTGCACTAAAGATCCTGCTACGGTCAGTTCAAAAATGTTCTTTGCGATTTCGATTTGGGAGACGATCGCCATTTTCTCCTGTTTGATCATACACCTGCCCCCATTTCCTCTGCTTGGAATGTCATCGATTCGATGACGCGAAGCATCGCTTCCGCTGTGTCGAGTGAAGTCAGGCACGGCACTCCGTTTTCAACCGATTCCCGGCGGATGCGGAACCCGTCACGTTCTGGCTGCTTGCCTTTTGTCAGCGTGTTGATGACAATCTGCGCGTCGCCGTTTTGGATGACATCTAGCAAAGTACGTCCTTCCGCACCGATTTTCCCAACTTCAGCAACGGCAATGCCTGCAGTTTCGAAAGCTTGAGCCGTACCGCCAGTTGCCATAATTTGGTATCCGATATCTCGGAAGCGCTTCGCCAGTCCAACTGCTTCTTCTTTATCCTTATCCGAGACGGTGAGAAGCACGGTGCCATGGTCTTTTACTTCCATGCCAGCTGCAGCTAGCCCTTTATAGAGTGCTTTTTCAAGCGTGACGTCTTTGCCCATCACTTCTCCGGTCGATTTCATTTCCGGCCCGAGCGTAATATCGACGCGGCGCAGTTTCGCGAATGAGAAGACCGGCACTTTGACGTAGACGCCTTTTTTCAGCGGCGCTAGCCCCGTGGTGTAACCTTGTTCAATAATGCTCTGTCCCAAAATTGCTTTCGTTGCGATATTCGCCATCGGAATGCCGGTGATTTTGCTGAGGAACGGCACCGTGCGGCTTGAGCGCGGATTGACTTCGATGACGAACACTTCACCTTTTGAGATGACGTACTGGATGTTCAACAGGCCGACGATGTTTAAGCCTTTGGCAAGCCGTGTCGTGTAATCCTTCAAAGTCTCGATTTGCTGTTGCGAGATGTTTTGCGGCGGATAGACGGCAATCGAGTCACCGGAGTGTACCCCTGCCCGTTCAATATGTTCCATGATTCCAGGAATCAGGACATTCTCGCCGTCGCAGATCGCATCGACTTCAATTTCTTCGCCTGTCAAGTAACGGTCGACTAACACCGGATGCTCAGGGCTTGCTTCGACTGCGTGTTCCATGTAGTGGATCAAGTCACTTTCGTTGTAGACGATTTCCATTGCACGGCCGCCGAGTACGTAAGACGGGCGGACCAGCACCGGGTAGCCGATGTCCGAAGCGATGACCACCGCTTCTTCTGTCGACACGGCCGTTTTACCGAGTGGCTGCGGGATGCCGATTTCATGGAGCGCCGCTTCGAATTTATTGCGGTTTTCCGCTCTGTCGATGTCTTCAAGCGTCGTGCCGAGAATCTTCACGCCATTTTTCTCGAGCTTGTCGGCCAAGTTAATTGCCGTCTGCCCACCGAACTGGACGACGACGCCTTTCGGTTGTTCGAGGTCGATGATGTGCATGACATCTTCAATTGTCAGCGGTTCAAAGTAGAGCTTGTCGGAAATGGAGAAATCGGTCGACACCGTCTCCGGGTTGTTGTTGATGATGATTGCTTCGTACCCGGCTTCTTTGATCGCCCAGACGGAATGGACCGTTGCGTAATCAAATTCGACGCCTTGGCCGATGCGGATCGGGCCTGATCCGAGCACGATGACGCTTTCTTTGTCGGTGCGAATCGATTCGTTTTCGTCTTCGTAGCTGGCATAGAAATAAGGCGTTTCCGATTCGAATTCCGCAGCGCATGTGTCGACCATTTTATAGACCGGCATCAAGTTTTGCTCTTTGCGCCATTCGTATACTTTTGCTTCTTGCGTATCCCATAGTTTGGCGATCGTTCTGTCTGCAAAGCCCATGCGTTTGGCTTTTCTCGTTGTCTCATAGTCAAACGGGTTTTGCTGCAAAACTTCTTCAAAGCGGACGATTTTATCGAACTTCTCCAGGAAGAACAAATCGATTTGGCTCCAGTCGTGAATCGTTTCGATCGTCACCCCGCGGCGCAGCGCTTCACCGATAAAGAACAGCCGCTCGTCGCCGGCTTTGCGGATGCGTTTTTCGATCCATTCATCGCTCATGTCCGTGCCGTTTTTCAGCTCGAGATGGAATTGCCCTGTTTCCAGCGAACGGACCGCTTTCAGCATCGATTCCTCAAACGTCCGGCCCATTGCCATGACTTCGCCGGTTGCTTTCATTTGCGTGCCGAGGTTGCGTTTTGCCGATTCGAATTTATCGAACGGCCAGCGCGGGATTTTCGATACGACATAGTCGAGTGCCGGTTCGAATGCGGCGTAAGTGCGCCCTGTCACCGGGTTCATCATTTCCCCAAGCGTTAAACCGACCGCGATTTTAGCCGCCAGTTTGGCGATCGGGTAGCCGGTCGCTTTCGATGCCAGCGCAGAGGAACGGCTGACGCGCGGGTTCACTTCGATGATGTAATAATCGAAGCTATGCGGGTCGAGCGCGAGCTGGACGTTGCAGCCGCCTTCAATCTTCAAGGCGCGGATGATTTTCAATGACACGTTGCGGAGCATCTGGTATTCGCGGTCCGATAAAGTCTGGCTCGGCGCAACGACGATCGAGTCACCGGTATGGATGCCGACAGGGTCGATGTTTTCCATATTGCAGACGACGATGGCGGTATCTTCCGCATCGCGCATCACTTCGTATTCGATTTCCTTGAATCCGGCGATCGATTTTTCCAGCAAGCATTGTGTCACCGGGCTGTATTTCAAGCCGCTCGCTACGATTTCGTGCAATTGCTCGTCGTTATGGCAGATGCCGCCGCCCGTTCCGCCAAGCGTGAAGGCTGGACGGACGATGACTGGATAACCAATTCTCTCTACAAACCGCTTCGCTTCTTCCATATTGTGGATGATGTCAGAATCCGGTACCGGTTCACCGAGTTCGTTCATCAAGGTGCGGAACAAATCGCGGTCTTCCGCTTTATGGATCGCTTCCAGCTTGGTCCCTAAGATTTCAATCTCCAGTTCATCCAAAATCCCAGATTCGTCCAGTTCGATAGCCATGTTCAGCCCCGTCTGCCCGCCAAGTGTCGCAAGCAGGGCATCCGGCCGTTCCTTGCGCAAGATGCGGCTGACAAATTCCAAAGTGATCGGCTCGATATACACTTTATCGGCGATTTCGGTATCGGTCATGATCGTCGCCGGATTGGAGTTGATCAAGATGACGCGGTAGCCTTCTTCTTTCAAGGCGAGGCAGGCTTGTGTGCCCGCGTAGTCGAATTCTGCAGCTTGGCCGATGACGATCGGGCCTGAACCAATTACGAGGATGCTTTTGATATCTTGTCTTTTAGGCATGTTGTTGCTCCTTCCGCTGTGCGTTCATCATTTCCAAAAATCGGTCGAATAGATAATTCGAGTCTTCCGGACCCGGTGAGGATTCCGGGTGGTATTGCACGGTGAAAGCTGGGTAATCGAGATGCGCGAGCCCTTCGTTCGTTCCATCATTGAGTGCGCTATGCGTCACTTTCAGGCGCGTTCCTTGCAAGGTTTCTTCATCGACTGCGTAGCCGTGGTTTTGTGAAGTGATTTCGATTTTGCCGGTTACAAGATCGCGCACTGGATGGTTGCCGCCGCGGTGGCCGAACTTCAGCTTGAACGTCTCGGCACCGCACGCTCTTGCGAACAATTGATGGCCGAGGCAAATTCCGAAAATCGGCACTTCGCCGAGCAATTCGCCGACGACTTCCACACATTCAGGAACGTTTTTCGGGTCTCCCGGGCCATTTGACAGCATGACGCCGTCCGGACCCCAGGCGAGAATTTCCTGCGCGCTCGTATTATGCGGCACGACGATGACGTCACATTTGCGTTTGTTCAATTCACGCAAAATCCCGTGCTTCATGCCGTAATCGATCAATACGACGCGCTTGCCGCGTCCCGGGCTTGGATAAGGGCGCGAAATCGACACTTGCGCCACTTGGTCGGTCGGTAAATGGGTTTCTTTCAGCTTCGCGATTACTTGTGCAAAATCCGGTTCTTCCCCAGCAGCCGTCAAAATCCCTTTGATCGATCCATTGACGCGGATCAGCCGAGTCAACTTTCGTGTATCGATTCCCGCGATACCCGGGATGCCCTTTTTCTCGAGCAATTCGCTTAAGCTCATCGTGCTTCTGAAATTCGACGGGAAATCTGCTGCTTCCCGGACGACCATGCCTTTGACAGCTGGGTCGATCGATTCGAAGTCATCACTGTTGATGCCGTAATTGCCTTGCAGCGGGTAAGTCATGGTGACGATCTGCCCGCAATAGGATGGGTCGGAGAGGATTTCCTGATAGCCGGTCATGCTCGTGTTGAACACCACTTCCCCGAATGATGCCGTTTGTGCGCCGAATGCTTCCCCCGCGAATACTGTGCCGTCTTCTAAGATCAAATAACGTTTCATCAGTTTTCCTCCTGCCATACGATGTCACCTCCGAAAATGGTCATTACTGGCCAGCCGGTGCAAGTTTGTCCGCCAAATGGCGTATTCGTTCCTTTGGAAAGGAAATCTTCTGTGCGGATTTCCTGCTGTTTGTCCAAGTCGAGCAGCACCAGGTCGGCTGCTTGCCCTCCCTCAATCGTCCCGTATGGAAGGCCGAACACATCTGCCGGCTTTTTCGTCAACCAGCCGATCAATTGCTGGAGTGTCCATTTGCCGCTTTGGACAAATTCCGTATAAAGGAGCGGGAATGCCGTTTCGAATCCGACGATGCCGAATGGCGCTTTTTCCATGCCGTTCGCTTTTTCTTCCGCAGCATGCGGGGCGTGGTCGGTCGCGATGAAATCGAGTGTGCCGTCGAGCAACCCTTCGTGAAGCGCTTGGTAATCTTCTTGTGCGCGAAGCGGCGGGTTCATTTTGTAATTCGCATCGTCGCCCGGGATGTCATCTTCTGTCAGCAAGAGATGATGGGGTGTCACTTCCGCCGTGACGCGGACGCCTGCCCGTTTTGCATCGCGGATGACGCGCACCGACTCTTTCGTGCTGACGTGGCAGACGTGATAATGGGCGCCGGCCGCTTCAGCGAGCAGGATGTCGCGTGCGATATGCACCGATTCCGCAACTGACGGGATTCCCGGAAGCCCTAGCTCTCGGCTTCGTTTGCCGTCATGCATGACGCCGCCGTAGATCAAGCTATTGTCTTCGCAATGCGCGACGACAGCCATATCGAGCCCTGCCGCTTCTTTCATCGTCTCGAGCATCATCCCCGCTTCCTGGATGCCTACCCCGTCGTCGGTAAACGCGAACGCTCCATGTTCTTTCAGCTCTTTCAAATTGGTCCGTTCTTTGCCCGCTTCGCGGATTGTGATGGAGGCGTACGGCAAAACCCGAATGAGCGCATTTTTTTCGATCAAGCCATTGACGTGATCGAGATTTTCTTTCGTGTCCGGTACCGGCCGTGTATTTGGCATGGCGCAGATGGTCGTATAGCCGCCGCGCGCCGCTGATTTCGTGCCGCTTTCGATGGTTTCCTTTTTCTCTCCCCCCGGTTCACGCAGATGGACATGGACGTCCACAAATCCTGGTGCAATCATTCGGCCTTTGCCGTCGATTTCCGTTTCTCCCTGCCCGTGCAAGTGTGCGCCGATCTCCTCGATGCGGCCATCCTTGACGCGGATGTTCGTTTCCTCCAATTGTTCTCCGTTCAACATCTTTACGTTCTTAATGAATAATCCCATTTTATTCTCTCCCTTTCATTGCATATTCTAGTACTGCCATTCGGACGAAGACGCCGTTTTCCATTTGTTTGAAGATTCTCGAGCGCTTGCACTCGACTAGCGAATCCGCAATCTCCACTCCCCGGTT includes these proteins:
- a CDS encoding dihydroorotase, with translation MGLFIKNVKMLNGEQLEETNIRVKDGRIEEIGAHLHGQGETEIDGKGRMIAPGFVDVHVHLREPGGEKKETIESGTKSAARGGYTTICAMPNTRPVPDTKENLDHVNGLIEKNALIRVLPYASITIREAGKERTNLKELKEHGAFAFTDDGVGIQEAGMMLETMKEAAGLDMAVVAHCEDNSLIYGGVMHDGKRSRELGLPGIPSVAESVHIARDILLAEAAGAHYHVCHVSTKESVRVIRDAKRAGVRVTAEVTPHHLLLTEDDIPGDDANYKMNPPLRAQEDYQALHEGLLDGTLDFIATDHAPHAAEEKANGMEKAPFGIVGFETAFPLLYTEFVQSGKWTLQQLIGWLTKKPADVFGLPYGTIEGGQAADLVLLDLDKQQEIRTEDFLSKGTNTPFGGQTCTGWPVMTIFGGDIVWQEEN
- a CDS encoding dihydroorotate dehydrogenase electron transfer subunit, producing MIKQEKMAIVSQIEIAKNIFELTVAGSLVQEMNEPGQFVHVRVADSFEPLLRRPISVAKIDKEASSFTMIYRSEGRGTSLLSQKTERDTLDVLGPLGHGFPVDEAGKKAYLIGGGIGVPPLYELALQLNARGVETVHILGFESSEAVFYEDKFRALGDTHIATVDGSHGTEGFVTHILNALPNDFDTYYSCGPTPMLEAVQWAYPQKKGFLSYEQRMGCGIGACFACVCRTTRSETDYIKVCSDGPVFPAGVVIS
- the pyrF gene encoding orotidine-5'-phosphate decarboxylase — its product is MTSKPIIALDFPSKLDVEEFLSEFTEPLFLKVGMELFYQEGPELVQTLNHYGHDIFLDLKLHDIPNTVESAMRRIAELGVDMVNVHAAGGLAMMEAAKRGLAGSGTKLIAVTQLTSTSEEQMQQEQLIAVSLEQSVLHYAKLAKHAGLDGVVCSVHEAKAIGEACGGDFLRVTPGIRPAASESHDQKRIATPSDAKALGSTHIVVGRAITRSENPQKSYHYINGEWSGRS
- a CDS encoding dihydroorotate dehydrogenase → MTDLSVKLPGLDLKNPIMPASGCFGFGKEYAQLYDLSKLGSIMIKATTAEMRLGNPTPRVAETSSGMLNAIGLQNPGLEKVFGEELPWLNQFDVPIIANVAGSLAEDYVEVARTISQAPNVHALELNISCPNVKQGGITFGTDPNVAKELTRMVKDVSDVPVYVKLSPNVTDVVQLAKAVEEGGADGITMINTLLGMRLDPKTGRPVIANITGGLSGPAIKPVALRMVYEVRRHTDLPIIGMGGVAEVDDVIDFLSAGANAVAVGTANFVNPFVCPELIDKLPERLHELGYESVHELIGRSHRL
- the carB gene encoding carbamoyl-phosphate synthase large subunit; the protein is MPKRQDIKSILVIGSGPIVIGQAAEFDYAGTQACLALKEEGYRVILINSNPATIMTDTEIADKVYIEPITLEFVSRILRKERPDALLATLGGQTGLNMAIELDESGILDELEIEILGTKLEAIHKAEDRDLFRTLMNELGEPVPDSDIIHNMEEAKRFVERIGYPVIVRPAFTLGGTGGGICHNDEQLHEIVASGLKYSPVTQCLLEKSIAGFKEIEYEVMRDAEDTAIVVCNMENIDPVGIHTGDSIVVAPSQTLSDREYQMLRNVSLKIIRALKIEGGCNVQLALDPHSFDYYIIEVNPRVSRSSALASKATGYPIAKLAAKIAVGLTLGEMMNPVTGRTYAAFEPALDYVVSKIPRWPFDKFESAKRNLGTQMKATGEVMAMGRTFEESMLKAVRSLETGQFHLELKNGTDMSDEWIEKRIRKAGDERLFFIGEALRRGVTIETIHDWSQIDLFFLEKFDKIVRFEEVLQQNPFDYETTRKAKRMGFADRTIAKLWDTQEAKVYEWRKEQNLMPVYKMVDTCAAEFESETPYFYASYEDENESIRTDKESVIVLGSGPIRIGQGVEFDYATVHSVWAIKEAGYEAIIINNNPETVSTDFSISDKLYFEPLTIEDVMHIIDLEQPKGVVVQFGGQTAINLADKLEKNGVKILGTTLEDIDRAENRNKFEAALHEIGIPQPLGKTAVSTEEAVVIASDIGYPVLVRPSYVLGGRAMEIVYNESDLIHYMEHAVEASPEHPVLVDRYLTGEEIEVDAICDGENVLIPGIMEHIERAGVHSGDSIAVYPPQNISQQQIETLKDYTTRLAKGLNIVGLLNIQYVISKGEVFVIEVNPRSSRTVPFLSKITGIPMANIATKAILGQSIIEQGYTTGLAPLKKGVYVKVPVFSFAKLRRVDITLGPEMKSTGEVMGKDVTLEKALYKGLAAAGMEVKDHGTVLLTVSDKDKEEAVGLAKRFRDIGYQIMATGGTAQAFETAGIAVAEVGKIGAEGRTLLDVIQNGDAQIVINTLTKGKQPERDGFRIRRESVENGVPCLTSLDTAEAMLRVIESMTFQAEEMGAGV
- the pyrE gene encoding orotate phosphoribosyltransferase yields the protein MKKQIAQQLLSIGAVELRPNDPFTWASGVKSPIYCDNRLTMSYPEVRKAIADGLAETIRREYPDAQVIAGTATAGIPHAAWVAERLDLPMVYVRSKPKGHGQSNLIEGKIERGQKAVVIEDLISKGGSVLQAAQALQDAGFEVAGIAAIFTYGLPQAQQAIEEAGFTFHTLTDFPALVEQAQESGAIAAEDLPMLSEWHEKLKAGALTS
- a CDS encoding carbamoyl phosphate synthase small subunit, which encodes MKRYLILEDGTVFAGEAFGAQTASFGEVVFNTSMTGYQEILSDPSYCGQIVTMTYPLQGNYGINSDDFESIDPAVKGMVVREAADFPSNFRSTMSLSELLEKKGIPGIAGIDTRKLTRLIRVNGSIKGILTAAGEEPDFAQVIAKLKETHLPTDQVAQVSISRPYPSPGRGKRVVLIDYGMKHGILRELNKRKCDVIVVPHNTSAQEILAWGPDGVMLSNGPGDPKNVPECVEVVGELLGEVPIFGICLGHQLFARACGAETFKLKFGHRGGNHPVRDLVTGKIEITSQNHGYAVDEETLQGTRLKVTHSALNDGTNEGLAHLDYPAFTVQYHPESSPGPEDSNYLFDRFLEMMNAQRKEQQHA